From Rutidosis leptorrhynchoides isolate AG116_Rl617_1_P2 chromosome 3, CSIRO_AGI_Rlap_v1, whole genome shotgun sequence, a single genomic window includes:
- the LOC139897114 gene encoding inositol-tetrakisphosphate 1-kinase 1-like has translation MPKLIEQIDHFRVGYVLPPRKIQAFMNESFINYAKERGIEFVPINVSKPLTEQGPFDCILHKTYGDQWNLNLENFLNNNPNATVIDRPSAIQRLHNRISMLEPVTQLNIPRLGVPNQLLVQDSESLKSIRIKDGSLYLPQVENASELTFPVIAKPLTADGTTKAHSMSIVFDLEGLTNKLELEPPMVLQQFVNHGGTIFKVYVVGEYVTCVKRRSLPDISNNKVSDSGGAVKFSRISSGVVGIDDEEKIKMPETKFLDDVAKGLRLALGLHLFNFDMIKDDKSDGYLVIDINYFPGYEKLPNYESVMINFFLDIKKSKDDKKLEVDETLV, from the exons ATGCCAAAACTTATAGAACAAATCGACCATTTTCGAGTGGGTTATGTCTTACCTCCACGAAAAATTCAAGCTTTCATGAATGAATCATTCATCAACTATGCTAAAGAACGAGGCATCGAGTTCGTCCCAATCAACGTTTCAAAACCACTAACCGAACAAGGTCCGTTTGACTGCATTCTTCACAAGACTTATGGCGATCAATGGAACCTCAATCTCGAAAACTTCTTGAACAACAACCCCAATGCCACCGTCATCGACCGTCCATCCGCCATTCAACGCCTTCACAACCGCATATCCATGCTTGAACCGGTTACCCAACTCAACATCCCTAGACTCGGCGTTCCAAACCAACTTCTCGTTCAAGATTCCGAGTCCTTAAAATCCATCCGAATAAAAGACGGATCTCTAT ATCTGCCACAGGTTGAAAATGCAAGCGAGTTGACTTTTCCGGTGATCGCAAAACCATTAACTGCCGACGGGACCACTAAGGCACACAGTATGTCAATAGTGTTTGACCTTGAAGGGTTAACCAATAAGCTCGAACTAGAGCCACCCATGGTGCTACAACAATTTGTGAATCATGGTGGGACCATCTTCAAAGTGTATGTAGTCGGAGAATATGTAACATGTGTGAAACGGAGATCATTACCTGATATTTCAAATAATAAAGTATCAGATTCCGGTGGGGCTGTGAAGTTTAGCCGGATATCAAGTGGGGTTGTCGGAATTGATGATGAAGAAAAGATAAAGATGCCGGAAACTAAGTTTCTTGATGACGTGGCAAAGGGTTTAAGATTGGCTCTTGGATTGCATCTGTTTAATTTTGATATGATTAAGGATGATAAAAGTGATGGGTATCTTGTGATTGATATAAATTACTTCCCTGGTTATGAGAAATTACCGAATTATGAATCGGTGATGATTAATTTTTTCTTGGATATAAAGAAATCGAAAGATGATAAGAAG